The following proteins are encoded in a genomic region of Cricetulus griseus strain 17A/GY chromosome 7, alternate assembly CriGri-PICRH-1.0, whole genome shotgun sequence:
- the LOC107977228 gene encoding uncharacterized protein LOC107977228 — protein MERAWGLSKALEELENPRNQELGMVMGWELGPSQKLESSQALEKDKDPRSQVLHLRMAMDQAGAGLGSLGGPKWESQVLHLDLCLSSRLWRCEVPEARIREWEWTWPGSPVRSPSSEWPWTRHQRGHETSKARVWQWEWNRNCSPARPGSPEWIWSRLWRGQESPETRIWEWKRTGCPARSWREASEARPCHSKWLWTRLWNRHEAPEARISEWAWAWNPAGVQKWTGS, from the exons ATGGAAAGAGCCTGGGGGCTCAGCAAA GCTTTGGAGGAGTTGGAAAACCCCAGAAACCAG GAATTAGGGATGGTAATGGGCTGGGAGCTGGGGCCTTCCCAGAAACTGGAGTCCAGCCAG GCATTGGAGAAGGACAAAGACCCCAGAAGCCAG GTCCTGCATCTCAGAATGGCTATGGACCAGGCAGGAGCAGGACTGGGCTCCTTGGGAGGCCCCAAATGGGAATCCCAGGTCCTTCACCTTGATCTTTGTCTCTCCTCTAGACTATGGAGGTGTGAAGTCCCAGAAGCCAG GATTCGGGAATGGGAATGGACTTGGCCTGGGAGCCCAGTCAG GTCCCCCAGCTCAGAATGGCCATGGACCAG GCATCAGAGGGGGCATGAAACCTCCAAAGCCAG GGTTTGGCAATGGGAATGGAATAGGAACTGCAGCCCAGCCAG GCCTGGCAGCCCAGAATGGATTTGGAGCAG GCTTTGGAGGGGGCAGGAAAGCCCAGAAACCAG GATATGGGAATGGAAACGGACTGGATGTCCTGCCAG GAGTTGGCGGGAAGCCTCAGAAGCCAG GCCCTGCCACTCAAAATGGCTATGGACAAG actatGGAACAGACATGAAGCCCCAGAAGCAAG GATTTCGGAATGGGCATGGGCTTGGAATCCAGCTGG GGTACAGAAATGGACTGGGAGCTAG